A genomic window from Fusarium verticillioides 7600 chromosome 5, whole genome shotgun sequence includes:
- a CDS encoding chitin synthase 3 — protein MSYNRLDDDYYNNEMDPRYGAQPQQHPHPHRTPSPGQPLQQGYQLDDNPFDDGRYGQYGPSQQHLHMPSGPDPHRLPTPSDHLNLNAAQSVDNLSGYGPPGDYAVNPEAHHDAYYNQPYEPRPQQQPYDQSYDQEYDQPYDDHRPMLQHQPSDAPSEPYQDQPQQGGGIKRWKTVKQVLLYRGNLVLDCPVPPVLLQQNPHGERDEFTHMRYSAATCDPNDFYDHDFTLRQRLFTKPRHTELFIVVTMYNEDDILFARTMTGVFKNIEYMCNRPNSKTWGKDAWKKIVVCVVSDGRSKINPRTKALLAGMGVYQEGIAKQQVNGKDVTAHIYEYTTQTHLQIKNDVVQLVHRRQPVQMLFCLKEKNAKKINSHRWFFTAFGRVLDPNICVLLDAGTRPGGSSIYHLWKAFDLEPMCGGACGEIKAMLGTGGKYLLNPLVAAQNFEYKMSNILDKPLESAFGFISVLPGAFSAYRYVALQNDKNGKGPLEKYFLGETLHGGSDAGLFESNMYLAEDRILCFELVTKRNCHWILQYVKSATGETDVPDTVTELVLQRRRWLNGSFFAAIYAIVHFLDFLRSDHTFLRKFAFFIEFIFNTINMIFAWFAIGNFFLVFKILTTSLGDDSLLGRTGEILGVVFTWLYGVFLITCFVLSLGNRPAGSGRLYTAMCWFWAMIMIYLLFAAIFIAVKSIIADVNDSNGFNFSEIFKNKVFYMLIISVMSTFGIWLIASLIMLDPWHMATSLVQYMLLTPTFTNVLNVYAFCNTHDVSWGTKGDDKVEKLPSVNTKDGTGKTDLPDEGDLNAQYQRELAVFSQKHVEVKTAPTPSQLQEKQMDYYRGVRTGVVLIWMVSNFGLAALVLSSAGLDRISPNKDKDHEAEQLSRSNIYMSIVLWSVAGLSAFKFIGAMWFLVVRMFRGV, from the exons ATGTCGTATAATCGCCTAG ACGACGATTACTATAACAACGAGATGGATCCTCGCTACGGGGcacagcctcagcaacatccACATCCTCACCGGACGCCTTCGCCAGGCCAGCCGCTCCAGCAAGGCTACCAGCTCGACGATAATCCCTTCGACGATGGCCGATATGGACAGTATGGCCCTTCCCAACAGCACCTTCATATGCCCTCGGGCCCCGACCCGCACCGGCTACCTACTCCAAGCGATCATCTGAACCTCAATGCAGCT CAATCTGTCGACAATTTGTCAGGCTACGGACCTCCTGGTGATTACGCTGTAAACCCTGAAGCGCATCACGATGCCTACTACAACCAACCTTACGAGCCTcgtcctcagcagcaacccTACGATCAGAGCTACGACCAAGAGTACGATCAACCCTACGATGACCACAGGCCTATGCTGCAACACCAACCATCAGATGCGCCAAGCGAACCATATCAAGACCAACCGCAACAAGGTGGTGGAATCAAGCGCTGGAAAACCGTCAAGCAAGTTCTCTTGTACCGCGGTAACCTGGTCCTGGATTGTCCTGTTCCTCCAGTTCTGCTGCAACAGAACCCCCACGGAGAGCGTGATGAGTTCACACACATGCGATATTCCGCTGCGACTTGCGATCCCAATGACTTCTACGACCACGACTTCACACTGCGACAGAGGCTCTTCACAAAGCCCCGCCATACCGAGCTGTTCATTGTCGTGACAATGTATAACGAGGACGATATTTTGTTTGCCCGAACCATGACCGGTGTTTTCAAGAACATCGAGTACATGTGTAACCGTCCCAACAGTAAGACATGGGGTAAAGACGCGTGGAAGAAGATCGTCGTCTGTGTCGTCAGTGATGGTCGTTCCAAGATCAACCCTAGAACCAAGGCTCTTCTGGCCGGTATGGGTGTATACCAAGAGGGTATCGCTAAGCAGCAGGTCAACGGCAAGGATGTCACAGCCCATATTTACGAATACACAACGCAAACTCACCTTCAGATCAAGAACGACGTTGTCCAGCTCGTTCACCGACGTCAACCAGTTCAAATGCTGTTCTgtttgaaggagaagaacgCCAAGAAGATTAACTCACATAGATGGTTTTTTACGGCCTTTGGTAGAGTCCTGGACCCTAACATTTGTGTGCTTCTCGATGCGGGTACTCGACCCGGTGGAAGTTCAATTTACCATCTCTGGAAGGCCTTTGATCTCGAGCCCATGTGTGGTGGTGCTTGCGGTGAGATCAAGGCTATGTTGGGTACTGGTGGAAAATACCTTCTCAACCCGCTCGTCGCTGCTCAAAACTTTGAGTACAAGATGAGCAACATTCTCGATAAGCCATTGGAGTCCGCTTTCGGTTTTATCTCTGTGTTGCCTGGTGCCTTCTCAGCCTACCGATATGTCGCTCTTCAGAACGATAAGAACGGAAAGGGACCTCTCGAGAAGTACTTCTTAGGTGAGACGCTCCACGGTGGAAGCGATGCTGGTCTTTTCGAGTCCAATATGTATCTTGCCGAAGATCGTATTCTTTGCTTCGAGCTGGTCACCAAGCGTAATTGCCATTGGATCCTGCAGTACGTCAAGTCAGCTACTGGCGAGACCGATGTTCCCGATACAGTTACTGAGCTTGTCCTCCAACGTCGCCGTTGGCTCAACGGTTCTTTCTTCGCTGCCATCTACGCTATTGTTCActtcctcgacttcctccGATCTGATCACACTTTCTTGCGAAAgtttgccttcttcatcgaattcatcttcaacactaTCAACATGATCTTCGCTTGGTTTGCTATTGGtaacttcttcctcgttTTCAAGATTCTCACAACCAGTTTGGGAGATGATTCGTTACTGGGGCGGACAGGAGAAATTCTGGGTGTCGTATTCACATGGCTCTACGGTGTATTCTTGATTACTTGCTTCGTCTTATCTCTAGGCAATCGACCAGCAGGTTCCGGTAGGCTCTATACCGCCATGTGTTGGTTCTGGGCTATGATCATGAT CTATCTATTGTTCGCTGCTATTTTCATCGCTGTCAAATCTATCATTGCCGACGTTAACGACTCAAACGGCTTTAATTTTTCagagatcttcaagaacaaggtcttTTACATGCTTATCATCTCGGTCATGTCCACGTTTGGTATCTGGCTGATCGCTTCGCTGATCATGTTGGATCCCTGGCATATGGCTACCTCTTTGGTCCAGTACATGCTTCTCACGCCAACCTTTACAAATGTTCTAAACGTCTACGCCTTCTGCAACACGCACGATGTTTCTTGGGGTACTAAGGGTGacgacaaggttgagaagcttccttcggtcaacaccaaggacgGTACTGGAAAAACGGATCTGCCTGACGAAGGAGACTTGAACGCACAATATCAACGAGAACTTGCTGTCTTTTCACAGAAGCATGTTGAGGTCAAGACTGCCCCCACTCCCAGCCAGctccaggagaagcaaatggACTACTACAGAGGTGTTCGCACTGGCGTCGTTCTCATCTGGATGGTGTCAAACTTTGGACTGGCAGCGCTTGTTCTGAGCTCTGCAGGTCTGGATCGAATCAGCCCCAACAAGGATAAGGACCATGAAGCGGAACAGCTGAGCCGATCCAACATCTACATGTCTATCGTCCTTTGGAGTGTGGCAGGTCTGAGCGCGTTCAAGTTTA
- a CDS encoding chitin synthase 3, translating to MDPRYGAQPQQHPHPHRTPSPGQPLQQGYQLDDNPFDDGRYGQYGPSQQHLHMPSGPDPHRLPTPSDHLNLNAAQSVDNLSGYGPPGDYAVNPEAHHDAYYNQPYEPRPQQQPYDQSYDQEYDQPYDDHRPMLQHQPSDAPSEPYQDQPQQGGGIKRWKTVKQVLLYRGNLVLDCPVPPVLLQQNPHGERDEFTHMRYSAATCDPNDFYDHDFTLRQRLFTKPRHTELFIVVTMYNEDDILFARTMTGVFKNIEYMCNRPNSKTWGKDAWKKIVVCVVSDGRSKINPRTKALLAGMGVYQEGIAKQQVNGKDVTAHIYEYTTQTHLQIKNDVVQLVHRRQPVQMLFCLKEKNAKKINSHRWFFTAFGRVLDPNICVLLDAGTRPGGSSIYHLWKAFDLEPMCGGACGEIKAMLGTGGKYLLNPLVAAQNFEYKMSNILDKPLESAFGFISVLPGAFSAYRYVALQNDKNGKGPLEKYFLGETLHGGSDAGLFESNMYLAEDRILCFELVTKRNCHWILQYVKSATGETDVPDTVTELVLQRRRWLNGSFFAAIYAIVHFLDFLRSDHTFLRKFAFFIEFIFNTINMIFAWFAIGNFFLVFKILTTSLGDDSLLGRTGEILGVVFTWLYGVFLITCFVLSLGNRPAGSGRLYTAMCWFWAMIMIYLLFAAIFIAVKSIIADVNDSNGFNFSEIFKNKVFYMLIISVMSTFGIWLIASLIMLDPWHMATSLVQYMLLTPTFTNVLNVYAFCNTHDVSWGTKGDDKVEKLPSVNTKDGTGKTDLPDEGDLNAQYQRELAVFSQKHVEVKTAPTPSQLQEKQMDYYRGVRTGVVLIWMVSNFGLAALVLSSAGLDRISPNKDKDHEAEQLSRSNIYMSIVLWSVAGLSAFKFIGAMWFLVVRMFRGV from the exons ATGGATCCTCGCTACGGGGcacagcctcagcaacatccACATCCTCACCGGACGCCTTCGCCAGGCCAGCCGCTCCAGCAAGGCTACCAGCTCGACGATAATCCCTTCGACGATGGCCGATATGGACAGTATGGCCCTTCCCAACAGCACCTTCATATGCCCTCGGGCCCCGACCCGCACCGGCTACCTACTCCAAGCGATCATCTGAACCTCAATGCAGCT CAATCTGTCGACAATTTGTCAGGCTACGGACCTCCTGGTGATTACGCTGTAAACCCTGAAGCGCATCACGATGCCTACTACAACCAACCTTACGAGCCTcgtcctcagcagcaacccTACGATCAGAGCTACGACCAAGAGTACGATCAACCCTACGATGACCACAGGCCTATGCTGCAACACCAACCATCAGATGCGCCAAGCGAACCATATCAAGACCAACCGCAACAAGGTGGTGGAATCAAGCGCTGGAAAACCGTCAAGCAAGTTCTCTTGTACCGCGGTAACCTGGTCCTGGATTGTCCTGTTCCTCCAGTTCTGCTGCAACAGAACCCCCACGGAGAGCGTGATGAGTTCACACACATGCGATATTCCGCTGCGACTTGCGATCCCAATGACTTCTACGACCACGACTTCACACTGCGACAGAGGCTCTTCACAAAGCCCCGCCATACCGAGCTGTTCATTGTCGTGACAATGTATAACGAGGACGATATTTTGTTTGCCCGAACCATGACCGGTGTTTTCAAGAACATCGAGTACATGTGTAACCGTCCCAACAGTAAGACATGGGGTAAAGACGCGTGGAAGAAGATCGTCGTCTGTGTCGTCAGTGATGGTCGTTCCAAGATCAACCCTAGAACCAAGGCTCTTCTGGCCGGTATGGGTGTATACCAAGAGGGTATCGCTAAGCAGCAGGTCAACGGCAAGGATGTCACAGCCCATATTTACGAATACACAACGCAAACTCACCTTCAGATCAAGAACGACGTTGTCCAGCTCGTTCACCGACGTCAACCAGTTCAAATGCTGTTCTgtttgaaggagaagaacgCCAAGAAGATTAACTCACATAGATGGTTTTTTACGGCCTTTGGTAGAGTCCTGGACCCTAACATTTGTGTGCTTCTCGATGCGGGTACTCGACCCGGTGGAAGTTCAATTTACCATCTCTGGAAGGCCTTTGATCTCGAGCCCATGTGTGGTGGTGCTTGCGGTGAGATCAAGGCTATGTTGGGTACTGGTGGAAAATACCTTCTCAACCCGCTCGTCGCTGCTCAAAACTTTGAGTACAAGATGAGCAACATTCTCGATAAGCCATTGGAGTCCGCTTTCGGTTTTATCTCTGTGTTGCCTGGTGCCTTCTCAGCCTACCGATATGTCGCTCTTCAGAACGATAAGAACGGAAAGGGACCTCTCGAGAAGTACTTCTTAGGTGAGACGCTCCACGGTGGAAGCGATGCTGGTCTTTTCGAGTCCAATATGTATCTTGCCGAAGATCGTATTCTTTGCTTCGAGCTGGTCACCAAGCGTAATTGCCATTGGATCCTGCAGTACGTCAAGTCAGCTACTGGCGAGACCGATGTTCCCGATACAGTTACTGAGCTTGTCCTCCAACGTCGCCGTTGGCTCAACGGTTCTTTCTTCGCTGCCATCTACGCTATTGTTCActtcctcgacttcctccGATCTGATCACACTTTCTTGCGAAAgtttgccttcttcatcgaattcatcttcaacactaTCAACATGATCTTCGCTTGGTTTGCTATTGGtaacttcttcctcgttTTCAAGATTCTCACAACCAGTTTGGGAGATGATTCGTTACTGGGGCGGACAGGAGAAATTCTGGGTGTCGTATTCACATGGCTCTACGGTGTATTCTTGATTACTTGCTTCGTCTTATCTCTAGGCAATCGACCAGCAGGTTCCGGTAGGCTCTATACCGCCATGTGTTGGTTCTGGGCTATGATCATGAT CTATCTATTGTTCGCTGCTATTTTCATCGCTGTCAAATCTATCATTGCCGACGTTAACGACTCAAACGGCTTTAATTTTTCagagatcttcaagaacaaggtcttTTACATGCTTATCATCTCGGTCATGTCCACGTTTGGTATCTGGCTGATCGCTTCGCTGATCATGTTGGATCCCTGGCATATGGCTACCTCTTTGGTCCAGTACATGCTTCTCACGCCAACCTTTACAAATGTTCTAAACGTCTACGCCTTCTGCAACACGCACGATGTTTCTTGGGGTACTAAGGGTGacgacaaggttgagaagcttccttcggtcaacaccaaggacgGTACTGGAAAAACGGATCTGCCTGACGAAGGAGACTTGAACGCACAATATCAACGAGAACTTGCTGTCTTTTCACAGAAGCATGTTGAGGTCAAGACTGCCCCCACTCCCAGCCAGctccaggagaagcaaatggACTACTACAGAGGTGTTCGCACTGGCGTCGTTCTCATCTGGATGGTGTCAAACTTTGGACTGGCAGCGCTTGTTCTGAGCTCTGCAGGTCTGGATCGAATCAGCCCCAACAAGGATAAGGACCATGAAGCGGAACAGCTGAGCCGATCCAACATCTACATGTCTATCGTCCTTTGGAGTGTGGCAGGTCTGAGCGCGTTCAAGTTTA
- a CDS encoding TKL protein kinase translates to MFLLDTAVSGLTLEFLNRSTARLEPLGRTGLSIVYTEKGNSKSALKAAGFWSDGEMYDHAAFAEDTSNLFKREAAIYEALGSHPCILKCIGVELMPDGEEAWALRLERAPHGNLREYIGKNESPTMTRRLQVAIDFTEALQYIHDRGVIWGDVSPRNVLVFDDLHIKLCDFAGSTLKGKFPELLFTCEPCCWVSGPEGDSILRSMLEKELFALGTAICQITGWTVPYGPIEIEELQQKLMDGEYPYVGDSNPVKDVIKKLRNFEYSSAQEVVQALRTALVDP, encoded by the exons ATGTTTCTTCTCGACACTGCCGTTTCTGGCCTTACTCTGGAATTTCTGAATCGATCTAC GGCCAGACTCGAGCCCCTCGGCCGAACAGGCCTCAGCATCGTATACACAGAGAAGGGCAACTCCAAGTCCGCTCTGAAGGCCGCTGGATTTTGGTCAGACGGTGAAATGTACGACCACGCCGCATTTGCTGAAGATACGAGCAACTTATTCAAGCGTGAAGCTGCCATATATGAAGCTCTCGGCTCACATCCATGTATCCTCAAGTGTATCGGTGTCGAACTCATGCctgatggagaagaagcttgggcttTGCGTCTTGAGAGGGCGCCGCATGGTAACTTACGGGAGTACATTGGGAAGAACGAATCTCCGACAATGACTCGCCGCTTGCAGGTAGCCATCGACTTTACGGAGGCTTTGCAGTATATCCATGATCGCGGGGTCATTTGGGGCGACGTCTCGCCTCGAAATGTTCTTgtgtttgatgatcttcaCATCAAACTCTGTGATTTTGCCGGCTCGACTCTGAAGGGCAAGTTCCCCGAGCTTCTCTTTACATGTGAACCTTGTTGTTGGGTATCAGGACCAGAAGGAGACTCTATTCTCCGAAGTATGCTCGAAAAGGAACTGTTTGCGCTTGGTACTGCAATTTGTCAGATCACAGGATGGACTGTTCCTTATGGGCCAATAGAGATAGAAGAACTCCAGCAGAAACTTATGGACGGAGAGTATCCATACGTTGGTGACAGTAACCCTGTCAAGGATGTTATCAAGAAGTTAAGGAATTTTGAGTATAGCTCTGCACAAGAGGTGGTGCAAGCTCTAAGGACAGCTCTCGTCGATCCGTAA